Proteins encoded in a region of the Synechococcus sp. BIOS-U3-1 genome:
- a CDS encoding glycine zipper 2TM domain-containing protein produces MNHSVPVSLSALLSLSALLPMTATPLLAYENRDDDRYAYSGRDAYNSSRSSNGRDHDESREYLYRPKGTAQRAAWEKPNSDTNSCVEGSLIGGLLGAGLGAVLSRGNGRWIGMPVGGAAGALIGCQVDGG; encoded by the coding sequence ATGAATCATTCGGTTCCCGTGAGTCTGTCGGCACTGTTGTCGCTGAGTGCTCTGTTGCCGATGACGGCAACTCCTCTGTTGGCGTATGAGAATCGTGATGACGACCGCTACGCCTATAGCGGCCGCGATGCCTACAACAGCAGTCGGTCCTCCAACGGTCGTGACCATGACGAGAGTCGTGAGTATCTGTATCGACCGAAAGGAACAGCTCAGAGAGCTGCATGGGAGAAGCCCAACTCAGATACCAACAGTTGCGTGGAGGGCAGCTTGATCGGTGGTCTGCTCGGAGCCGGTCTTGGCGCTGTGCTGTCGCGAGGCAATGGCCGTTGGATCGGTATGCCTGTTGGGGGTGCCGCTGGTGCCTTGATTGGTTGCCAGGTTGATGGGGGCTGA
- a CDS encoding MGMT family protein has product MSPSQRSTFDRRVRAVVAFIPPGRLSTYGQVADWIGAYGCARQVGWALRRLSLPTQVPWQRVVNGQGRISMSLSREGSDWIQRELLIAEGIPVDLEGRLPLKRFLWAPDEGQIAEMGQLLRAL; this is encoded by the coding sequence ATGTCTCCATCTCAACGCAGCACATTTGATCGACGTGTGAGAGCTGTTGTTGCTTTCATCCCTCCGGGCCGCTTGTCCACTTATGGCCAGGTCGCAGATTGGATCGGTGCCTATGGCTGTGCGCGCCAGGTGGGTTGGGCTTTGCGGCGTTTAAGCCTGCCAACTCAGGTTCCCTGGCAGCGTGTGGTCAATGGCCAAGGCCGCATCTCGATGAGCCTGAGTCGTGAGGGATCCGACTGGATTCAGAGGGAGCTGTTGATCGCTGAAGGAATTCCTGTGGATCTAGAAGGTCGTCTGCCCCTCAAAAGGTTTCTGTGGGCACCTGATGAAGGGCAGATCGCTGAGATGGGTCAGTTACTCAGGGCGCTATAG
- a CDS encoding phycobilisome rod-core linker polypeptide: MKLRSGYAGSAEAADVDMAIQAAYKHVYGNGHVMDCERSISLEAELHDGRITVQEFVRGLAKSDFYRKNFYDFCSPQRTIELDFKHLLGRPPHHQREVSESIQIQASQGHNALVDSLIDSEEYSEAFGEHGVPFVRSWQSQPGSAQSAFNRTAAVSLGYAFSDKAIGTSSKLGNQLASGRASRITFPASAEVQWMRISNSWRGNQPPRWATRFATVFVIAGVIEITRLAVTVAYSALSN, from the coding sequence GTGAAACTGCGCTCCGGATACGCAGGCTCTGCCGAAGCGGCGGATGTCGATATGGCGATTCAAGCTGCCTACAAGCATGTCTACGGCAATGGACATGTCATGGATTGTGAGCGCTCAATCTCTCTTGAGGCTGAATTGCACGATGGACGGATCACCGTGCAGGAGTTCGTCCGGGGACTCGCTAAGTCCGACTTCTATCGCAAAAACTTTTACGATTTCTGTTCTCCACAGAGAACCATCGAACTGGATTTCAAACATTTGCTAGGCAGACCACCCCACCATCAAAGAGAAGTGTCCGAATCCATTCAGATTCAAGCTTCACAAGGACACAATGCACTCGTGGATTCACTTATTGATTCAGAGGAATACAGCGAAGCTTTCGGGGAGCATGGCGTGCCGTTCGTGCGCTCCTGGCAATCCCAACCGGGATCAGCCCAGTCGGCCTTCAACCGCACTGCTGCGGTGTCGCTGGGGTACGCCTTCAGCGACAAAGCGATCGGAACAAGCTCCAAACTCGGCAATCAGCTGGCTTCAGGGCGGGCAAGCAGGATCACTTTTCCGGCCTCCGCCGAGGTCCAGTGGATGCGGATCTCTAACAGCTGGAGAGGCAATCAGCCACCGCGCTGGGCGACCCGGTTCGCAACGGTATTCGTCATCGCTGGGGTGATCGAAATCACGCGCCTGGCGGTCACCGTGGCCTATAGCGCCCTGAGTAACTGA
- a CDS encoding 16S rRNA (cytosine(967)-C(5))-methyltransferase — MAQPAEPSLRDALLSRRVAWDVLEAVAAGAYADVALERALRRRPLSAVDRRFVTELSYGAIRWRQWLDGWLDRLGKVPARKQPPRLRWLLHIGLYQLLRMERIPASAAVNTTVELAKQGKLARLAPVVNGLLRSALRAREAGEALPMPEDPAAALAQEHSLPLWLSRGLFQWCGPEQAECVARACNQVPPLDLRVNRLRSKPDLVAALFAERSIATAPITGCPDGLQVLEPSGDLRQWPGYSEGYWCVQDRAAQWVAPLLDPRPGQRVLDACAAPGGKATHLAELMGDGGEIWAVDRSPGRLQRVAANAARLGCSSIHALASDASQLGQERPEWQGRFDRILVDAPCSGLGTLARHPDARWRVTEESVAELLKLQIGLLNGLRSLLAPGGRLVYATCTIQPSENTEQIHGWLQAHPDLVLNSEQQRWPDPGGGDGFYAAVITAPGDNSSG, encoded by the coding sequence ATGGCTCAACCTGCTGAACCCTCTCTCCGTGATGCACTGCTCTCTCGCCGTGTTGCATGGGACGTTCTGGAAGCAGTTGCGGCCGGGGCTTACGCAGATGTGGCTTTGGAGCGGGCGCTGCGCCGCCGGCCTCTTAGTGCTGTCGATCGTCGCTTTGTCACCGAGCTGTCTTACGGGGCCATTCGCTGGCGACAGTGGCTTGATGGTTGGCTGGATCGCTTGGGCAAGGTGCCTGCTCGTAAGCAGCCGCCGCGTTTGCGCTGGCTCTTGCACATCGGGCTTTACCAGTTGTTGCGTATGGAGCGCATTCCTGCCTCCGCTGCAGTGAACACCACTGTGGAGCTGGCGAAACAGGGAAAGCTGGCCCGTCTAGCGCCAGTGGTGAATGGACTGTTGCGTTCAGCATTGCGAGCCCGTGAGGCCGGCGAAGCGTTGCCTATGCCCGAGGACCCGGCAGCTGCTTTGGCCCAGGAACATTCGCTGCCGTTGTGGCTCAGCCGCGGACTGTTTCAGTGGTGTGGCCCCGAACAGGCTGAGTGCGTTGCCAGAGCCTGTAATCAGGTTCCGCCCCTCGATCTGCGCGTGAATCGCCTGCGTTCAAAGCCTGACCTTGTGGCAGCACTGTTCGCCGAACGGAGCATTGCAACAGCGCCGATTACAGGTTGCCCGGATGGGCTTCAGGTGCTGGAGCCATCCGGTGATCTGCGCCAATGGCCCGGGTACAGCGAAGGGTATTGGTGCGTCCAAGATCGTGCGGCCCAGTGGGTGGCACCGCTGCTGGATCCACGCCCTGGTCAACGAGTGTTGGATGCCTGCGCTGCCCCAGGTGGCAAAGCCACCCACCTAGCGGAATTGATGGGAGATGGTGGGGAGATCTGGGCTGTGGATCGATCCCCCGGTCGTTTGCAGCGGGTGGCAGCCAATGCTGCTCGGCTTGGCTGCAGCAGCATCCATGCGCTGGCGTCTGATGCGTCGCAGCTTGGGCAGGAGAGACCGGAGTGGCAGGGCCGCTTCGACCGGATACTTGTGGATGCACCGTGTTCCGGCTTAGGAACGTTGGCGCGCCATCCCGACGCTCGCTGGAGAGTCACAGAGGAGTCGGTTGCTGAATTGCTGAAGCTGCAGATCGGCCTACTGAATGGTCTCCGATCTCTGCTGGCCCCAGGTGGGCGTCTGGTTTATGCGACTTGCACCATCCAACCTTCAGAAAACACCGAACAGATCCATGGTTGGCTGCAGGCCCATCCTGATCTCGTGCTCAACTCCGAGCAGCAGCGTTGGCCTGACCCCGGAGGGGGAGATGGTTTTTACGCCGCAGTGATTACTGCACCGGGAGATAACAGCAGTGGCTGA
- a CDS encoding ribbon-helix-helix domain-containing protein — MPTALDRVQVLLQPDEYAELTLLAKEDRRSLAAMAAVLISEAIKARVKSGDFVIDPEDPAYAKARERQLERAGITPEALKKVDKEFWDKAAEAKAQSEEVMKNTKAKNKLASTEELEAQMKQMMEQIAALKSQD; from the coding sequence ATGCCTACAGCCTTAGACAGAGTTCAGGTACTGCTGCAGCCTGATGAATATGCAGAGCTAACCCTGCTTGCGAAGGAAGACCGGAGATCTCTTGCTGCAATGGCTGCTGTTCTCATCTCAGAAGCCATCAAGGCTCGGGTGAAGAGTGGAGACTTTGTTATTGACCCTGAGGACCCTGCTTATGCAAAGGCTCGGGAGCGCCAGTTAGAGAGAGCCGGGATTACTCCAGAGGCTCTAAAGAAGGTGGATAAGGAGTTCTGGGACAAGGCTGCTGAAGCAAAGGCTCAGTCCGAAGAGGTCATGAAGAACACCAAGGCAAAGAATAAGTTGGCTTCTACTGAGGAACTTGAGGCTCAGATGAAACAGATGATGGAACAGATTGCTGCTCTAAAATCTCAGGATTGA
- a CDS encoding site-specific integrase → MPAISHKEQVLDGRAELLTYTRDPSTYFLRVYDASRRAYRSQKLEEAGSLTEAKSMALDAFIGLSQNLKAGSKPKRGSTVGSTKKRKQKIVDLMHEWHQGFIKQHRAGLIRDATLRNRKSNMDGLIPFLNQEGLTYTDQIKVGCFDNYPIYRAEYSIWTWRRELTHLKEFIVHLVTAGHLDAALLINKKLIPAVKPKDSDYDSNPPWRDSDLAVFWKEMHAWVKEGGWILNGRWLHSRRRMWAFFAFLRASGCRPGEALGVKWSDIEFDNVKRFSKTMFEENMQKLSIENPEIDIQRIIDLPEDNPERMSFGMVDDVVTHIRILHSKTHKAREVSCRAAERLLAWKEWQRKELAKQRGSLKLTEDTLVFALPIHNEWRRLAERTYATGWETIMERCNTKLKGAELTDRKYTPYSFRSYRAMELKRMGVDPLLAADLLGHDVSVMQKIYARLPARERATKEAAAFTPGRRKEILPEILEWDVDY, encoded by the coding sequence ATGCCGGCTATCTCCCATAAGGAACAGGTGCTGGACGGGAGAGCTGAGTTACTCACCTATACCCGTGATCCCTCTACCTACTTCCTCAGGGTTTACGACGCATCCAGACGTGCCTACAGGAGCCAGAAGCTCGAAGAGGCTGGATCTCTCACTGAGGCCAAAAGCATGGCCTTGGATGCCTTCATAGGACTGTCTCAGAACCTCAAAGCAGGCAGTAAGCCAAAGAGAGGTTCAACCGTTGGCAGCACAAAGAAGCGCAAGCAAAAGATTGTTGACCTAATGCACGAGTGGCATCAGGGATTCATTAAGCAGCACCGAGCAGGTCTCATCAGAGATGCGACGTTGAGGAATAGGAAATCCAACATGGATGGCCTCATCCCTTTCTTGAATCAGGAAGGTCTTACCTACACAGACCAGATCAAGGTTGGTTGCTTTGACAACTACCCGATTTACAGAGCTGAGTACTCCATCTGGACCTGGAGGCGGGAACTCACTCACCTCAAAGAGTTCATAGTTCACCTAGTTACAGCTGGTCACCTAGATGCAGCTCTACTCATCAACAAAAAGCTCATACCTGCTGTCAAACCAAAGGACAGCGATTACGACTCCAATCCGCCTTGGAGAGACAGTGACCTAGCAGTCTTCTGGAAAGAGATGCACGCCTGGGTTAAAGAAGGAGGCTGGATACTTAATGGGAGATGGCTGCACTCAAGACGCAGGATGTGGGCCTTCTTTGCATTCCTTAGAGCTAGTGGCTGTAGACCCGGTGAAGCTTTAGGTGTCAAATGGTCTGATATTGAATTCGATAATGTCAAACGGTTCAGCAAAACGATGTTCGAAGAGAACATGCAGAAGCTCAGCATAGAGAACCCAGAGATAGACATTCAACGCATCATTGACTTACCAGAAGACAACCCAGAACGGATGTCATTTGGAATGGTTGATGATGTAGTTACTCACATCAGAATCCTTCACTCCAAGACTCACAAAGCCAGAGAGGTCTCCTGTAGAGCAGCTGAACGCTTACTAGCCTGGAAAGAATGGCAACGTAAAGAGCTAGCCAAACAAAGAGGCTCTCTCAAGCTCACTGAAGACACACTGGTCTTCGCACTACCTATTCACAATGAATGGAGACGACTAGCTGAACGCACCTATGCCACAGGCTGGGAAACCATTATGGAAAGGTGCAACACAAAGCTCAAAGGTGCAGAGCTAACAGACCGTAAATACACTCCCTATTCATTCCGTAGTTACAGAGCTATGGAACTCAAAAGAATGGGTGTTGATCCTCTACTTGCTGCAGACCTGTTAGGTCACGATGTGTCAGTGATGCAAAAGATCTATGCACGCCTACCAGCCAGAGAACGTGCAACTAAAGAAGCAGCGGCATTCACACCCGGCAGAAGGAAAGAGATCCTTCCTGAAATCCTTGAGTGGGATGTTGATTATTGA
- a CDS encoding transglycosylase domain-containing protein → MIRTRRHWILIGGSAVVIGSGVALAQSALVSAFDATLPDARGISRFNRPGTITLLASNGAVIQKLGPATREKIEPGKMPLLVKQAFIAAEDRRFYDHNGVDIWGIGRALVRNVRQGAVREGASTITQQLARTVFLSQDRTITRKLKEAALAYKLERQLSKEQILEQYLNYVYLGASAYGLSDAAWVYFSKTPDQLNLQEAALIAGLPPAPSVYSPLVNPDLALERRSIVLNRMQQAGFITASEAEQARTSPLDLKPAIPKYFNSSAPYFTSWVAQQLPQLLTAEQIEVGGLKIRTSLNLDWQKKAQQVVRKFAPFNTEGVIVSMEPGTGLVRVMVGGKNFSSSQFNRATQGLRSPGSTFKLFPYAAAIRSGVKPEDIFVDAPRCWSGYCPKNFKNKYFGKISLADALKNSLNTVAVQLQDKVGFDAIISTANQLGIGNERPLGKYYPMAIGAYEQTVLDMTAAYAAVANRGVYVKPMAFEEIRGPEGNVLWSRRIDGDKGRRALDSEVADAMNWMLQRVVTGGTGAAARLDDRPVAGKTGTSEGARDLWFIGSIPQLTTAVWFGYDNNAETKSSSGEAAWAWKQFMTTVKGSYNIQKFPPKPVLNRPFTGPKKQGRTTTGDAASESNGDQPFSSGEPTTVAPGAPPRRYIAPAGGPPVDENFRPLPVQ, encoded by the coding sequence GTGATCCGCACCCGTCGTCATTGGATTCTGATAGGGGGTTCAGCCGTTGTGATCGGCAGTGGCGTGGCTCTGGCGCAATCTGCTCTTGTCAGCGCTTTCGATGCAACGCTCCCCGATGCACGCGGCATCAGCCGCTTCAACAGACCCGGCACGATCACCCTGCTGGCCAGTAATGGAGCGGTGATCCAAAAGCTGGGGCCCGCGACTCGTGAAAAGATCGAACCCGGGAAGATGCCTCTGCTCGTGAAGCAGGCCTTCATCGCCGCGGAGGATCGACGCTTCTACGACCACAACGGCGTTGATATTTGGGGAATCGGTCGGGCTCTAGTACGCAACGTGCGTCAAGGAGCCGTGCGGGAAGGCGCCAGCACGATCACCCAACAACTGGCACGAACAGTGTTCCTCAGCCAGGACCGCACGATCACGCGCAAGCTCAAGGAAGCTGCCCTGGCCTACAAACTCGAACGCCAACTCAGCAAGGAGCAGATTCTCGAGCAATACCTGAACTATGTGTATCTCGGCGCCAGCGCCTATGGGCTATCCGATGCCGCCTGGGTGTATTTCTCCAAGACACCAGATCAACTCAACCTTCAGGAGGCCGCACTGATTGCGGGCCTACCCCCTGCTCCATCGGTGTATTCGCCTCTGGTCAATCCAGACCTTGCCCTGGAGCGGCGAAGCATCGTGCTGAATCGAATGCAACAGGCTGGCTTCATCACCGCAAGCGAAGCCGAGCAGGCGCGCACCAGCCCGCTCGATCTCAAACCAGCCATTCCCAAATATTTCAACAGCTCAGCGCCGTACTTCACCAGCTGGGTGGCCCAGCAGTTGCCGCAGCTGCTCACTGCTGAGCAAATTGAAGTTGGAGGCCTGAAGATCCGCACCAGCCTCAATCTTGATTGGCAGAAGAAAGCCCAGCAAGTGGTCCGGAAGTTTGCCCCCTTCAACACCGAAGGGGTGATCGTGTCGATGGAACCAGGAACGGGCCTAGTGCGCGTGATGGTAGGCGGCAAGAACTTCAGCAGCAGTCAATTCAACAGAGCAACCCAAGGTCTGCGCTCGCCGGGATCCACGTTCAAGCTCTTTCCGTATGCCGCCGCCATCAGATCGGGAGTGAAGCCAGAGGACATCTTTGTGGATGCGCCCCGCTGCTGGTCCGGCTACTGCCCCAAAAATTTCAAGAACAAATACTTCGGCAAAATTTCACTAGCTGATGCCCTGAAGAATTCTCTGAACACGGTGGCCGTGCAGCTGCAGGACAAGGTGGGCTTCGACGCAATCATCAGCACCGCGAACCAGCTCGGGATTGGCAACGAGCGCCCTCTGGGCAAGTACTACCCGATGGCGATCGGTGCCTATGAGCAGACCGTGCTCGACATGACCGCGGCCTATGCCGCAGTTGCCAATCGCGGGGTGTACGTGAAACCAATGGCCTTCGAAGAAATCCGCGGTCCTGAAGGCAACGTTCTCTGGAGCAGGCGCATTGATGGCGACAAGGGGCGTCGGGCCCTCGACAGCGAGGTAGCCGACGCCATGAACTGGATGCTGCAACGGGTGGTAACAGGAGGAACGGGTGCTGCTGCCCGACTCGATGATCGCCCTGTAGCGGGCAAAACCGGTACTTCGGAAGGAGCCAGGGACCTGTGGTTTATCGGCTCCATCCCACAACTCACCACAGCGGTCTGGTTTGGCTACGACAACAACGCCGAAACCAAAAGCAGCAGCGGTGAGGCTGCCTGGGCCTGGAAGCAATTCATGACCACTGTCAAAGGCAGCTACAACATCCAGAAGTTTCCTCCCAAACCAGTCCTCAACCGCCCCTTCACAGGACCGAAAAAGCAGGGCCGCACCACAACAGGAGACGCTGCCTCAGAAAGTAATGGTGACCAGCCTTTTAGCAGCGGAGAACCAACAACAGTCGCTCCGGGCGCACCTCCAAGGCGCTACATCGCACCAGCTGGTGGTCCACCAGTGGATGAAAACTTCAGACCGCTGCCGGTGCAGTAG
- the chlG gene encoding chlorophyll synthase ChlG: protein MSDARQLLGMKGASGTTNIWKLRLQLMKPVTWIPLIWGVVCGAAASGNYEWRLDHFLAATICMVMSGPLLAGYTQTINDYYDREIDAINEPYRPIPSGAISLGQVRLQIWVLLLSGLAVAWGLDQWAHHETPVLFLLAIGGSLVSYIYSAPPLKLKQNGWLGNYALGASYIALPWWAGQALFGQLTWATALLTLAYSLAGLGIAVVNDFKSVEGDRALGLQSLPVAFGIGPASWISAGMIDLFQLLMVAVLIAIGQHFAAVLLVLLIVPQITFQDIWLLRDPVAYDVKYQASAQPFLVLGMLVTALAIGHSPLTQVM from the coding sequence GTGAGTGACGCCCGACAACTGCTCGGCATGAAGGGTGCCAGCGGCACCACCAACATCTGGAAGCTGCGTCTGCAGCTGATGAAGCCGGTCACCTGGATCCCCTTGATCTGGGGAGTTGTTTGCGGTGCTGCGGCAAGCGGAAACTACGAATGGCGGCTTGATCACTTTCTTGCCGCCACGATCTGCATGGTGATGAGTGGTCCGCTGCTTGCCGGCTACACCCAGACCATCAACGATTACTACGACCGCGAAATCGACGCGATCAACGAGCCTTATCGGCCGATCCCCTCCGGAGCGATCTCACTCGGACAGGTGAGGCTGCAGATCTGGGTACTGCTGCTAAGCGGGCTGGCTGTGGCCTGGGGGCTCGACCAGTGGGCCCACCATGAGACCCCCGTTCTCTTTCTGCTGGCTATCGGCGGGTCTCTCGTCAGCTACATCTATTCAGCCCCTCCTCTCAAGCTCAAACAGAACGGCTGGTTAGGGAACTACGCCCTGGGTGCGAGTTATATCGCCCTGCCCTGGTGGGCAGGGCAGGCGCTGTTCGGACAGCTCACCTGGGCGACCGCTTTGCTCACCCTTGCTTACAGCCTGGCAGGACTGGGCATCGCCGTCGTGAACGACTTCAAGAGTGTTGAGGGCGACCGTGCACTTGGCCTTCAGTCACTTCCAGTTGCATTCGGGATTGGCCCCGCAAGCTGGATCAGCGCTGGAATGATTGATCTTTTTCAGCTGCTGATGGTTGCGGTGCTGATCGCGATCGGGCAGCATTTTGCTGCTGTTCTTCTTGTGCTGCTGATCGTGCCCCAGATCACCTTCCAGGACATCTGGCTGCTGCGCGATCCCGTGGCCTATGACGTGAAGTATCAGGCGAGCGCGCAACCCTTCCTGGTGCTCGGCATGTTGGTCACTGCTTTAGCGATTGGTCACAGCCCTCTGACCCAAGTCATGTGA
- the petP gene encoding cytochrome b6f subunit PetP, with product MKRLTGSEPLPTPQLESIEVGSKVRVTRVRDRIPQGMVDLLKSDAFGTVTEFRTVDGKGIGVVVELSDGSSSWFFEDEIVAA from the coding sequence ATCAAACGATTAACCGGCTCCGAACCTCTTCCAACACCTCAACTCGAATCCATTGAAGTTGGAAGCAAAGTTCGAGTGACCCGGGTTCGTGATCGCATTCCCCAGGGCATGGTTGACCTGCTCAAAAGTGATGCCTTCGGCACCGTCACTGAGTTCCGAACAGTCGATGGCAAAGGGATTGGAGTGGTCGTCGAGCTCAGTGATGGATCCAGCTCCTGGTTCTTTGAAGACGAGATCGTCGCCGCCTGA
- the hisF gene encoding imidazole glycerol phosphate synthase subunit HisF, whose protein sequence is MVALRLIPCLDVAKGRVVKGVNFVGLRDAGDPVELACRYSQAGADELVFLDIAASHEGRATLVDMVRRTSDQVTIPFTVGGGIASVEGITELLRAGADKVSLNSSAVRRPELVKEGADRFGCQCIVVAIDARRRQAGGWDVYVKGGRENTGLDVTAWARRVVELGAGEILLTSMDGDGTQAGYDLELTRSVAQAVPVPVIASGGAGCLDHIAAALDDGPNGGQASAALLASLLHDGILTVEAIKSDLLGRGLMIRPLET, encoded by the coding sequence ATGGTCGCCCTGCGCTTGATTCCCTGCCTTGATGTCGCCAAAGGGCGCGTGGTGAAGGGTGTGAATTTCGTAGGACTTCGCGATGCGGGAGATCCTGTCGAGTTGGCTTGCCGTTACAGCCAGGCCGGTGCTGATGAGCTGGTGTTTTTGGATATCGCGGCCAGTCATGAGGGCCGAGCCACTCTGGTGGATATGGTCCGCAGGACATCGGATCAGGTCACCATTCCCTTCACGGTTGGTGGCGGCATCGCTTCGGTGGAGGGCATTACCGAGTTGTTGCGGGCCGGTGCTGACAAGGTCAGCCTCAACTCCTCAGCGGTGCGAAGGCCGGAGCTAGTGAAGGAAGGCGCGGATCGCTTTGGCTGTCAGTGCATCGTGGTGGCCATTGATGCTCGCCGACGGCAGGCAGGCGGCTGGGACGTGTATGTGAAGGGTGGACGTGAAAACACCGGCCTGGATGTCACCGCATGGGCACGCCGGGTTGTTGAACTCGGAGCTGGCGAAATCTTGCTCACATCCATGGATGGTGACGGCACCCAGGCGGGGTATGACCTGGAACTCACGCGGTCGGTCGCACAGGCCGTACCCGTGCCTGTGATCGCTTCCGGAGGCGCCGGTTGTCTTGATCACATCGCTGCCGCCCTCGACGACGGCCCAAATGGCGGGCAGGCTTCCGCGGCACTGCTGGCATCCCTGCTTCATGACGGAATCCTCACCGTTGAGGCGATCAAGTCGGATTTGCTCGGCAGAGGTCTGATGATCCGCCCTCTGGAGACTTGA
- the ubiE gene encoding bifunctional demethylmenaquinone methyltransferase/2-methoxy-6-polyprenyl-1,4-benzoquinol methylase UbiE, which produces MKPGDAEAVEQLFNDAAPSYDKLNDWLSLGLHRQWKREMVLQLSPQPGEQWLDLCCGTGDLALSLARRLRPGGHVIGVDAAAAPLAIADQRSAREPWLPVQWQQGDALNLEMPDACADGALMAYGLRNLADPAAGLMELRRVLRDGGRAGLLDFNRLPSGTAAAVFQRTYLRRVVVPIASRVGLAEHYAYLEESLKRFPDGAAQQQLALDAGFREACHRPVAGGLMGLLIVWA; this is translated from the coding sequence TTGAAGCCTGGCGATGCTGAAGCCGTTGAACAGTTGTTCAACGATGCTGCGCCCAGTTACGACAAGTTGAACGACTGGCTCAGTCTCGGGCTGCATCGCCAATGGAAGCGAGAGATGGTGCTGCAGCTCTCGCCACAGCCAGGAGAGCAATGGTTGGATCTTTGTTGTGGGACGGGTGACTTAGCCCTCTCTTTGGCTCGCCGTTTGCGCCCTGGAGGACACGTGATTGGTGTGGATGCGGCCGCTGCACCTCTCGCGATTGCGGACCAACGATCGGCGCGCGAACCCTGGCTGCCGGTGCAATGGCAGCAGGGTGATGCTCTGAATCTGGAGATGCCGGATGCCTGTGCCGATGGGGCGTTGATGGCCTATGGATTACGAAATCTTGCCGACCCAGCTGCGGGCCTCATGGAGCTTCGGCGCGTGCTGCGTGATGGGGGCCGGGCCGGTCTGCTGGATTTCAACCGACTGCCCTCTGGCACTGCTGCGGCTGTGTTCCAACGCACTTACCTGCGCAGAGTGGTGGTTCCGATTGCATCTCGGGTTGGTCTTGCTGAGCACTACGCCTATCTGGAGGAGAGCCTCAAGCGTTTTCCCGACGGAGCCGCTCAGCAGCAGCTGGCTCTCGATGCCGGTTTCCGCGAAGCCTGCCATCGCCCAGTAGCAGGAGGGCTGATGGGCCTTCTCATCGTTTGGGCCTGA
- the glyQ gene encoding glycine--tRNA ligase subunit alpha → MHFQDIISTLNRFWSEQGCLLLQPYDTEKGAGTMSPHTVLRAIGPEPWAVAYPEPCRRPTDGRYGDNPNRAQHYFQYQVLIKPSPDGIQETYLASLEAMGIRAADHDIRFVEDNWESPTLGAWGVGWEVWLDGMEVTQFTYFQQCGGIDCKPVSIEITYGLERLAMYLQDVESIWDLSWNSDRSYGDIWLPFEKGQCHFNFEASNPERLKQLFAIYEAEAADLIEKNLPAPALDFVLKCSHTFNLLEARGVISVTERTATIGRIRNLARKVAEAWLAEREALGFPLLEQPAAAAAATTTAV, encoded by the coding sequence ATGCATTTTCAAGACATCATCAGCACTCTTAACCGTTTCTGGTCCGAGCAGGGGTGCCTGCTGCTGCAGCCTTACGACACGGAAAAGGGCGCAGGAACGATGAGTCCGCACACGGTGCTCCGAGCGATCGGGCCTGAGCCCTGGGCCGTGGCTTATCCCGAGCCTTGTCGCCGCCCCACTGATGGTCGCTACGGCGACAATCCCAATCGAGCCCAGCACTATTTCCAGTACCAGGTGCTGATCAAACCTTCGCCGGATGGCATCCAGGAGACCTATCTCGCTTCGCTGGAAGCGATGGGTATTCGAGCTGCTGATCACGACATCCGCTTCGTGGAAGACAACTGGGAGTCGCCCACCCTCGGGGCCTGGGGCGTGGGCTGGGAGGTGTGGCTCGATGGCATGGAGGTGACCCAGTTCACCTATTTCCAGCAGTGCGGCGGCATCGATTGCAAGCCGGTGTCGATTGAGATCACCTACGGGCTTGAGCGTTTGGCGATGTACTTGCAGGACGTGGAGAGCATCTGGGATCTGAGTTGGAATTCCGACCGCAGTTATGGCGATATCTGGCTTCCTTTTGAGAAAGGACAGTGCCATTTCAACTTTGAGGCCTCTAACCCTGAGCGCCTCAAGCAGTTGTTCGCGATCTATGAAGCGGAAGCCGCTGATCTCATTGAGAAAAATCTGCCTGCGCCGGCCTTGGACTTCGTGCTCAAGTGCAGCCATACCTTCAACCTGCTTGAGGCTCGTGGGGTGATCTCGGTGACGGAGCGCACGGCCACGATTGGCCGTATTCGCAACCTGGCGCGCAAGGTCGCGGAGGCCTGGCTGGCTGAGCGCGAAGCGCTGGGATTTCCGTTACTTGAACAGCCCGCCGCCGCTGCTGCTGCAACCACCACCGCTGTCTGA